In a single window of the Tellurirhabdus bombi genome:
- the folE gene encoding GTP cyclohydrolase I FolE, producing MKPNGTSSNIPPNENRYYSAPLNDEAPVDELGDEHIGTSLETPLREDAFSLSDGHKIELIEEHFREIMNILGLDLTDDSLQGTPLRVAKMYVQETFKGLNPANKPKATLFENRYKYNEMLVEKDITVHSTCEHHFVPIVGKAHVAYMSSGKVIGLSKLNRIVQYYSKRPQVQERLTVQIANELREVLKTEDVAVVIDARHLCVSTRGVNDIASSTVTVYYGGKFKEEATRSEFLKHITTPCPTL from the coding sequence ATGAAACCGAACGGAACTTCGTCGAATATCCCGCCTAACGAAAACCGGTATTATTCTGCACCGCTTAACGATGAGGCTCCCGTGGACGAATTAGGGGATGAACACATTGGTACTTCGCTGGAAACGCCTTTGCGGGAGGATGCTTTTTCGTTGTCGGATGGGCACAAAATTGAGTTGATTGAAGAGCATTTTCGCGAAATCATGAACATCCTTGGGCTTGACCTGACCGACGATAGTTTGCAGGGAACGCCTTTGCGGGTGGCGAAAATGTACGTACAGGAAACCTTTAAAGGGTTGAATCCGGCGAACAAGCCCAAGGCAACCTTGTTTGAAAACCGGTATAAGTACAACGAAATGCTGGTTGAGAAAGACATCACGGTGCACTCAACCTGCGAACACCACTTTGTCCCGATTGTTGGAAAGGCACACGTGGCGTATATGTCCAGCGGTAAAGTTATTGGTTTGTCAAAATTGAATCGGATCGTTCAATATTACTCGAAGCGTCCACAAGTACAGGAACGGCTGACGGTACAGATTGCCAACGAGTTAAGAGAGGTACTAAAAACAGAAGACGTAGCCGTTGTGATCGATGCGCGCCATTTGTGCGTGTCAACACGCGGAGTGAACGACATCGCCAGCTCAACCGTGACGGTCTATTACGGAGGTAAATTCAAGGAAGAAGCGACTCGTAGCGAGTTTTTAAAACATATTACGACGCCTTGCCCAACTTTATAG
- a CDS encoding 6-pyruvoyl trahydropterin synthase family protein yields the protein MSTKKQVAVFRKEHFNAAHRLHNPEWTEEVNQRVFGKCNNPHYHGHNYELIVQVTGEVDSKTGYVYDMKLLSDLIKEQVTDRFDHRNLNLDTEEFKNINPTAENIAIVIYDKLRPHINESLDLKIRLYETERNFVEYPA from the coding sequence ATGAGTACGAAAAAACAGGTGGCAGTGTTTCGAAAAGAACACTTTAACGCGGCGCATCGATTGCACAATCCCGAATGGACGGAGGAGGTAAATCAGCGCGTTTTTGGCAAGTGCAACAATCCGCACTACCACGGTCATAATTACGAACTGATCGTGCAGGTGACGGGCGAAGTTGACAGCAAGACAGGTTATGTATACGACATGAAGCTGCTGAGCGACCTCATCAAAGAGCAGGTCACGGATCGGTTTGATCATAGAAACTTAAACCTGGATACGGAAGAGTTCAAAAACATCAATCCAACTGCCGAGAATATCGCCATTGTTATCTACGACAAACTACGCCCGCACATTAACGAATCCCTTGATTTAAAAATTCGCTTATATGAAACCGAACGGAACTTCGTCGAATATCCCGCCTAA
- a CDS encoding sugar MFS transporter, whose translation MTPTASQPKTRSYLGPLLIVGALFFIFGFVTWLNSVLIAFFKQAFQLSTFSSNLVAFAFFISYTLMAIPSSQVLKKTGFKNGMSAGLLVMAVGTLIFVPAAKAVSYPFFLAGLFLIGIGLTVLQTASNPYVTILGPRESAAQRISFMGVANKLAGICSQLIFGTLFLSGSDSSVGTSSLDKVVVPYLIMTGVLIVLALLIRFSTLPEVSEEQDDEPTAATVPTTHTSVGQFPNLVLGVLAIFCYVGVEVISGDTIINYGTAIGFTNDEAKYFTTYTLYGMLGGYILGILLIPRYVSQHTALRFGTILGVLLTVGSLVTSGFTSVLCIALLGFAIAPIWPALWPLALNRLGRFTKIGSALLIMGISGGALLPLLHGYLTDTVSPQLAYALLLPLLAYILYYAFIGYKKTSW comes from the coding sequence ATGACGCCTACTGCTTCTCAACCCAAGACCCGCTCCTATCTTGGTCCACTTCTGATTGTTGGTGCCTTATTTTTCATTTTCGGTTTTGTTACCTGGCTAAACAGCGTTCTGATTGCGTTTTTCAAGCAGGCTTTTCAGCTAAGCACCTTTTCGTCCAACCTGGTTGCCTTTGCTTTTTTTATTTCCTACACCCTGATGGCGATTCCATCGTCTCAGGTCTTGAAAAAGACGGGTTTTAAAAACGGCATGTCGGCGGGGCTACTCGTAATGGCTGTCGGAACCTTGATTTTCGTACCCGCTGCCAAGGCTGTTTCGTATCCTTTCTTTCTGGCGGGCCTTTTTCTGATCGGCATTGGCCTGACCGTGCTGCAAACGGCTTCTAACCCTTACGTAACCATCCTTGGTCCCCGCGAGAGTGCCGCCCAACGCATCAGCTTCATGGGGGTAGCCAACAAACTGGCCGGGATTTGCAGCCAGTTGATATTCGGAACGCTCTTTCTCTCCGGCTCCGATTCATCTGTAGGCACCAGCAGCCTCGATAAAGTGGTCGTTCCTTACCTGATCATGACCGGAGTTCTCATTGTTTTGGCCTTGCTGATTCGCTTTTCAACCCTTCCCGAAGTTTCGGAGGAACAAGACGATGAACCGACGGCAGCTACTGTGCCAACTACGCATACCAGCGTGGGACAATTCCCAAATCTGGTACTGGGTGTACTGGCTATCTTCTGTTATGTTGGCGTAGAAGTGATTTCGGGCGACACCATTATCAATTACGGTACGGCCATCGGCTTTACTAATGACGAGGCGAAATACTTCACCACTTATACACTGTATGGAATGTTAGGCGGCTACATTCTGGGAATTTTGCTTATTCCCCGCTACGTCTCTCAACACACCGCCTTACGCTTTGGCACGATCTTAGGCGTTCTTTTGACGGTGGGTTCTCTGGTGACCAGTGGCTTTACGTCGGTTTTATGCATTGCCTTACTGGGTTTTGCCATTGCTCCCATCTGGCCCGCCCTCTGGCCTCTGGCACTCAACCGTCTGGGACGGTTTACCAAAATCGGATCTGCTTTGTTAATTATGGGGATTTCGGGAGGTGCTCTTTTACCGCTTCTGCACGGTTATTTAACCGATACCGTTAGTCCACAGTTAGCTTATGCGCTTTTGTTACCGCTTCTGGCTTATATTCTTTATTACGCCTTTATCGGGTATAAAAAAACAAGTTGGTAA
- a CDS encoding mevalonate kinase family protein, producing MDSLTASTPGRICLFGEHQDYLGLPVIAAAISRRVTITGSQRKDANVIINLPDINSREEFSLTGEPLAYTHQRDYFRSAYNVLMKHGFTFSHGVDCEVHGTIPLNSGTSSSSALVVSWLHFLVETSDRPRLLSRRRLGELAYEAEVLEFGEPGGMMDHYTTAIGNVIYLESQPQLYIEELHPKLGSFVLGDSGEPKDTLTILSRLRNEVNALVKKLQEANPTFELATTDTFELDDFDSMLSEDEKMLIRATVSNRDILREARQVLEAADLDHIRLGNLLNRHQAVLRDQLQVSTPKIDNMVEAALAAGALGAKINGSGGGGCMFAYAPGHAATVAEAIERVGGKAYIVNIDPGTLAEPMPVR from the coding sequence ATGGATTCCTTAACTGCTTCTACCCCCGGCCGGATTTGCTTGTTCGGCGAACATCAGGACTATCTAGGCTTACCCGTTATAGCGGCGGCCATATCCCGTCGGGTCACCATCACCGGAAGCCAGCGAAAGGACGCCAACGTCATTATTAACTTACCCGACATCAATAGCCGCGAGGAGTTTAGCCTGACGGGCGAACCGCTGGCTTACACGCACCAGCGCGATTATTTCCGCAGTGCTTATAACGTGCTGATGAAACATGGGTTCACGTTCTCGCACGGCGTTGACTGTGAAGTTCACGGTACGATTCCACTCAACTCAGGAACATCCAGCTCTTCGGCGCTGGTTGTTTCCTGGTTGCATTTTCTGGTCGAAACCAGCGACCGGCCCCGCCTTCTGAGCCGCCGCCGACTGGGTGAACTGGCCTACGAAGCCGAAGTGCTTGAGTTTGGTGAGCCGGGCGGTATGATGGATCACTATACAACGGCAATCGGCAATGTGATTTACCTCGAATCGCAGCCGCAACTTTACATTGAAGAACTACACCCTAAGTTAGGTTCCTTTGTCTTGGGCGATTCCGGTGAACCCAAAGACACCTTAACCATTTTGTCCCGACTTCGTAATGAAGTGAATGCATTGGTTAAAAAGCTTCAGGAGGCCAACCCCACGTTTGAATTAGCCACTACTGACACCTTTGAGCTTGACGACTTTGACTCCATGCTCTCCGAGGACGAAAAAATGTTGATCAGGGCCACCGTGTCAAACCGGGATATTCTCCGCGAAGCGCGCCAGGTGCTGGAGGCTGCTGATCTGGATCACATTCGTTTGGGTAATCTCTTAAATCGGCACCAGGCTGTTCTTCGCGACCAGCTTCAGGTATCAACTCCGAAAATCGACAACATGGTAGAAGCAGCCCTAGCTGCTGGGGCGTTGGGCGCTAAAATAAATGGCTCAGGCGGTGGCGGTTGCATGTTTGCGTATGCCCCCGGCCATGCGGCCACGGTTGCCGAGGCGATTGAACGCGTGGGTGGGAAAGCCTACATTGTCAACATCGATCCGGGAACGCTGGCCGAGCCTATGCCGGTGCGCTAA
- the ispG gene encoding (E)-4-hydroxy-3-methylbut-2-enyl-diphosphate synthase, whose protein sequence is MQVLLPHTDAINKQLLYCNSLTEYSRRKTITVQVGDVPLGSDYPIRVQSMTTVDTMDTLGSVEQCIRMIETGCEYVRITAPSVKEAQNLDNIRKELRLRGYTTPLVADIHFTPNAAELAARIVEKVRINPGNYADRKRFEHIDYTDASYAAELERIRDKFLPLIRICKEYGTAMRIGTNHGSLSDRILSRYGDTPAGMVESALEFLRICEDENYYNIVLSMKSSNTQVMVEAYRLLAQRLNEEGLKPYPLHLGVTEAGEAEDGRIKSAVGIGTLLEDGLGDTVRVSLTEDPEFEAPVASALIQRYTHRAEKSQPIPSVETYPIDPFQYTRRKTHEVANFGGLNVPRVIADYSQIAVADHEQLRPIGHFYLPVPDKWRMNDLGADYVYTGSRPVPFMLPNGLKEIQDYALWQSAADQVHKFPLWTPASFLAAHQQTAALHPTLNFVKLTLSDWTPELATVLKQTQQVVLIAATDNEHALADMRRLYVELINQQITCPVVSLRSFPHTQGDSLQLYAATDLGGLLIDGLGDGVWLSTDQLPELAHDEQLATAGRYNSLAFGILQAARTRMSKTEYISCPSCGRTLFDLQETTATIRKRTDHLKGVKIGIMGCIVNGPGEMADADYGYVGIGKDKIALYRGQQVIKKSVPAGRAVDELIELIREDGRWLEPETVLNEEVAQ, encoded by the coding sequence ATGCAAGTCCTCTTACCGCACACGGACGCGATCAACAAGCAACTCCTGTACTGCAATTCATTGACCGAGTATTCACGCCGTAAAACAATCACCGTCCAAGTGGGCGACGTTCCACTTGGCTCTGATTACCCCATACGTGTGCAGTCAATGACAACAGTGGATACCATGGATACACTGGGTTCTGTGGAACAGTGCATTCGCATGATCGAAACCGGTTGTGAATACGTTCGGATTACCGCTCCCAGCGTTAAAGAGGCGCAAAACCTGGATAATATTCGGAAGGAATTACGGCTGCGGGGCTACACAACGCCTCTAGTGGCCGATATTCACTTTACGCCCAATGCTGCTGAGCTGGCCGCCCGCATCGTAGAAAAAGTGCGGATCAACCCCGGCAACTACGCCGACCGCAAGCGCTTTGAACACATTGATTATACCGATGCGTCCTACGCGGCGGAACTGGAACGCATTCGCGATAAGTTTTTACCCCTGATTCGGATTTGTAAAGAATACGGTACGGCCATGCGCATTGGTACCAACCACGGTTCTTTGTCGGATCGCATTTTGAGTCGCTACGGGGATACACCCGCCGGGATGGTCGAATCGGCGCTGGAATTTTTGCGTATCTGTGAGGACGAGAATTATTACAACATCGTCCTTTCCATGAAATCCAGCAATACGCAGGTTATGGTAGAAGCTTATCGTTTACTGGCCCAGCGGCTGAACGAAGAAGGCTTAAAGCCGTATCCCTTGCACCTGGGCGTTACGGAAGCGGGCGAAGCCGAAGACGGTCGGATTAAATCGGCAGTCGGCATAGGCACGCTGCTGGAAGATGGCTTGGGCGATACAGTGCGTGTTTCCCTTACTGAAGACCCTGAATTCGAAGCACCCGTAGCCAGCGCCTTGATTCAACGCTATACCCACCGTGCCGAAAAATCTCAGCCAATCCCGTCGGTTGAAACTTATCCAATTGATCCCTTTCAGTATACGCGTCGTAAAACACACGAAGTGGCCAACTTTGGTGGATTAAATGTGCCCCGAGTTATCGCTGATTATTCCCAAATTGCGGTAGCTGACCACGAGCAATTGCGTCCCATTGGTCATTTTTACCTGCCTGTACCCGACAAATGGCGCATGAATGATCTGGGAGCCGATTATGTCTATACGGGTTCCCGGCCAGTCCCATTCATGTTGCCCAACGGGTTGAAAGAAATTCAGGATTATGCCCTCTGGCAATCGGCAGCCGATCAGGTTCATAAGTTTCCGTTATGGACGCCCGCGTCTTTTCTGGCTGCGCATCAGCAAACGGCTGCGCTTCACCCTACCCTTAATTTTGTTAAACTGACCCTATCCGACTGGACGCCAGAGCTAGCGACGGTACTGAAGCAAACGCAACAGGTAGTTTTGATTGCCGCAACGGACAATGAGCACGCCCTGGCTGATATGCGTCGTCTATACGTCGAGTTGATCAATCAGCAGATTACCTGCCCGGTTGTCTCGCTGCGTAGCTTTCCGCATACACAGGGAGATTCGCTGCAACTTTACGCCGCGACGGATTTGGGAGGCTTATTGATTGATGGTTTGGGCGATGGTGTCTGGTTATCTACGGATCAGTTACCGGAGCTTGCCCATGACGAACAGTTAGCAACCGCTGGCCGTTACAACTCCCTGGCTTTCGGCATTTTGCAGGCGGCCCGGACCCGGATGTCCAAAACAGAATACATTTCCTGTCCTTCCTGCGGACGCACCTTGTTTGATTTACAGGAGACAACGGCCACGATTCGCAAGCGGACCGATCACCTCAAAGGCGTCAAAATTGGCATCATGGGGTGTATTGTAAACGGTCCGGGAGAAATGGCGGATGCCGATTACGGCTATGTAGGCATTGGCAAAGACAAAATTGCGTTGTATCGAGGCCAGCAGGTTATCAAAAAATCGGTTCCGGCTGGACGGGCTGTAGATGAGTTGATCGAACTTATTCGGGAAGATGGCCGTTGGCTAGAACCTGAAACGGTATTGAACGAAGAAGTAGCCCAATAA
- a CDS encoding DUF6728 family protein, with the protein MARFVDYFKIGEVFQYFFRVFRKPDPAAPTNVNLRMMHGINRISIIMFLICITVMIVRAIMR; encoded by the coding sequence ATGGCTCGTTTTGTAGACTATTTTAAGATTGGCGAAGTATTTCAGTACTTTTTCCGCGTTTTTCGCAAGCCTGATCCCGCCGCACCAACCAACGTAAACCTCCGCATGATGCATGGAATCAACCGAATTTCCATTATCATGTTTCTAATTTGTATTACTGTGATGATTGTCAGAGCAATAATGCGATGA
- a CDS encoding MmcQ/YjbR family DNA-binding protein — protein sequence MNIESLREYCLSKPGASESLPFGDETLVFKVGGKIFALTSLNDNPLSVNLKCDPERAVELREQYDAVRPGYHMNKKHWNTVLINGTFRLAELQDWIDHSYDLVKRSLPKAIQAGLENQ from the coding sequence ATGAACATTGAATCGCTTCGGGAGTATTGTTTGAGTAAACCAGGCGCTTCGGAATCGCTTCCTTTTGGCGATGAAACGCTGGTTTTCAAGGTTGGGGGAAAGATTTTTGCCCTTACCAGCCTAAATGATAATCCGCTATCTGTTAATTTAAAATGTGATCCAGAACGAGCCGTCGAACTTCGTGAGCAATACGATGCTGTACGACCGGGTTATCACATGAATAAAAAACATTGGAATACCGTATTAATCAACGGTACTTTTCGGCTAGCCGAGTTACAAGATTGGATTGACCATTCGTACGACCTTGTCAAAAGAAGCTTGCCAAAAGCCATTCAGGCAGGTTTGGAAAATCAGTGA
- a CDS encoding tetratricopeptide repeat protein — protein sequence MEVALLLLLVIPYLVIRYFVIDHDTQTDKDRQRFNQGIQLIQKHQFSEALLYFDQAVVQHPKSAVAYAYRGRCNLKHANYYSAIYDLTHALSLDNTIADAYVDKGIAFYKLEMNQDAFREFDKGVWHQRGQSPDAFRWRALARIQLQQLPQAENDLKRAVALGDENAAFLLNQPPFSRKVLF from the coding sequence ATGGAAGTAGCGTTATTGCTCCTATTAGTCATTCCTTATCTGGTTATTCGCTATTTCGTTATTGATCACGATACGCAGACCGATAAAGATCGTCAACGCTTTAATCAGGGAATTCAACTTATTCAGAAGCATCAGTTCTCGGAGGCTTTGCTTTATTTTGATCAGGCCGTTGTGCAGCATCCGAAATCAGCGGTGGCCTACGCTTATCGGGGTAGATGCAACCTGAAACACGCCAATTATTATTCGGCTATTTATGACCTAACCCATGCGCTCAGTCTCGACAATACGATTGCTGACGCTTATGTGGATAAGGGCATTGCTTTCTATAAGCTGGAAATGAATCAGGATGCTTTCCGGGAATTTGATAAAGGCGTGTGGCACCAGCGCGGGCAATCGCCAGATGCGTTTCGTTGGCGAGCTTTGGCCCGGATTCAACTTCAGCAGCTTCCTCAAGCCGAAAACGATTTAAAACGAGCCGTGGCGTTGGGAGACGAAAATGCCGCTTTTTTACTAAACCAACCGCCCTTTTCCCGAAAAGTTCTTTTTTAA
- a CDS encoding thioredoxin family protein, whose translation MKKLLAILALSWLVVTTAFAQTKGKGGVQFKQIPVAAALDAARKAKKPLFVEIYSPTCHVCQGFVPTFAESRVGRYYNEKFVSAKFDVASKEVVNFLRKKKIFVPSLPLFLYFSPQGELIHMAISNNSADEVIRHGQNAMSPKGRAVAYQQRYESGDRSTNFLIDYAMFARVTSDTVTNFRLMNDYARQVPANTYANETNWLVLQKLMLDVDNPLAQYFITHLDQYKKYGADRAKEVAENIILSSLYSSRGNQFPVAKIIKIREQLIQIGNTPQLASNRTLLMEVNAHFHAGDAAKAAQRMDTHAAQYNFSVPEYLYIVRLFNAKSPDASDGPTVVRWINKVLPQAQNSKDQADLYFELAEVYRRGGKKGEGLKAAQKSLELAKAANLDTKRNADQVAKLR comes from the coding sequence ATGAAGAAATTACTTGCAATTCTGGCTCTTAGCTGGCTAGTAGTGACCACAGCGTTTGCCCAGACGAAAGGCAAGGGCGGTGTACAGTTCAAACAAATTCCGGTAGCGGCCGCTCTTGATGCTGCTCGTAAAGCGAAGAAGCCTCTGTTTGTCGAAATATATTCGCCTACCTGCCACGTTTGCCAGGGTTTTGTACCTACGTTTGCCGAGAGCCGGGTTGGCAGGTATTACAACGAAAAATTTGTTTCGGCCAAGTTCGATGTAGCTTCCAAGGAGGTAGTCAATTTTCTAAGAAAGAAAAAGATCTTCGTGCCGTCACTGCCTTTGTTCCTGTATTTCAGTCCGCAGGGCGAGCTGATTCATATGGCCATCAGCAATAATTCGGCGGATGAAGTTATCCGGCACGGGCAGAATGCCATGTCGCCAAAGGGGCGGGCGGTTGCTTATCAGCAACGCTACGAAAGCGGCGACCGCTCGACAAACTTTTTGATTGACTACGCCATGTTTGCGCGGGTGACATCTGACACAGTTACGAATTTCCGGCTGATGAATGACTACGCCCGCCAGGTGCCGGCCAATACGTACGCCAATGAAACCAACTGGCTGGTGTTGCAAAAGCTGATGCTCGACGTTGATAATCCGCTGGCGCAATACTTTATTACTCACTTGGATCAGTACAAAAAGTATGGTGCGGATCGGGCGAAAGAAGTGGCCGAGAATATCATATTGTCGTCTTTGTACAGCAGCCGGGGCAATCAGTTTCCAGTCGCCAAGATCATCAAGATTCGCGAGCAACTCATCCAGATTGGAAATACTCCGCAACTGGCTTCCAATCGGACGTTGTTAATGGAAGTAAATGCGCATTTCCACGCCGGAGATGCCGCTAAAGCAGCCCAGCGAATGGATACTCACGCGGCGCAGTACAATTTTTCGGTGCCGGAATACTTGTATATTGTTCGTTTGTTTAACGCGAAAAGTCCCGATGCCAGTGATGGGCCAACGGTTGTGCGCTGGATTAACAAAGTCTTACCGCAGGCACAAAACTCGAAAGATCAGGCTGATTTGTATTTTGAGCTGGCGGAAGTTTACCGTCGTGGTGGCAAGAAAGGGGAAGGATTGAAAGCGGCGCAGAAATCGCTGGAGCTGGCTAAAGCAGCTAACCTGGATACGAAGCGGAATGCAGACCAGGTCGCTAAGTTAAGATAA
- the gldC gene encoding gliding motility protein GldC, which translates to MKKSDIHFTVELDNQNIPEKIYWNATDNPNEGLSDTKAIAVAIWDHYHRNTLRLNLWTKDMEVTDMKRFCIEVIGSLADMMTTATGDEQMANEIDNICRIMSKRVEEEYKSQQQQPNGH; encoded by the coding sequence ATGAAAAAGTCAGATATTCATTTTACCGTAGAGTTAGATAATCAGAATATCCCGGAAAAAATTTACTGGAACGCAACGGATAATCCAAACGAAGGGTTGAGCGATACCAAAGCCATTGCCGTAGCGATTTGGGATCATTACCACCGGAATACACTCCGTCTGAACCTGTGGACGAAAGACATGGAAGTGACCGACATGAAGCGGTTCTGCATTGAAGTAATTGGTAGTCTGGCTGATATGATGACCACGGCTACGGGCGATGAGCAGATGGCCAACGAAATCGACAACATTTGCCGGATTATGAGCAAGCGGGTAGAAGAAGAATACAAATCCCAGCAACAGCAACCAAACGGACACTAG
- a CDS encoding DUF4197 domain-containing protein, whose translation MKKIGIIFSFLISVSLTGHAQTDSTQPEKKSKFGSFLEKVAPVVTGALSNDDIASGLKEALRIGISKGSDQASEKDGYFKNAAIKLLMPPEAQKVEAALRKVGLGKQVDQFILSLNRSAEDAAKKAKPIFLNALTSITIQDAVGILRGQDDAATQYLKRTTTSQLMQAFTPVIDSTLKKNNTTRYYSDLVNTYNKLPLVTKKANPDLTNYAATKAVDGLFTLIANEEKNIRENPAARVNDLLRKVFSKQ comes from the coding sequence ATGAAAAAAATCGGAATTATTTTTAGTTTTCTGATAAGCGTTAGCTTGACTGGGCATGCACAAACAGATTCTACCCAGCCTGAAAAGAAAAGCAAATTTGGTAGCTTTCTGGAAAAAGTAGCTCCTGTTGTTACCGGAGCCTTATCTAACGATGATATTGCCAGTGGCTTGAAAGAAGCATTACGAATCGGAATCAGCAAGGGTTCGGACCAAGCGTCGGAAAAGGACGGATATTTTAAAAATGCCGCCATCAAGTTGCTGATGCCGCCCGAAGCGCAAAAAGTGGAAGCTGCCTTGCGGAAAGTTGGACTCGGGAAACAGGTCGATCAATTTATCTTATCGTTGAATCGTTCGGCGGAAGATGCGGCTAAAAAAGCAAAACCCATCTTTTTGAATGCCCTGACTTCAATAACCATTCAGGATGCGGTTGGTATTTTGCGGGGCCAGGATGATGCCGCTACGCAATACCTGAAACGAACGACGACCAGCCAGTTAATGCAGGCATTTACCCCGGTAATTGATAGCACTTTGAAAAAAAATAACACAACCCGCTATTATTCAGACCTGGTCAATACGTACAATAAGTTGCCTCTGGTTACCAAAAAAGCAAATCCAGACCTGACAAATTACGCAGCGACTAAGGCGGTAGATGGATTGTTTACCTTGATTGCTAACGAAGAAAAGAATATCCGGGAAAATCCAGCTGCCCGCGTAAACGATCTGCTGCGTAAGGTATTTAGCAAGCAGTAA
- a CDS encoding competence/damage-inducible protein A has protein sequence MRSILTEIITIGDEILYGQITDTNTQWISAELNKIGIKTIRKSSVGDNQDAILTILQEATERADIVILTGGLGPTKDDITKQMLCRFFNTSLEINATALEFVTDFFTRRGRAITEINRQQAALPLNATYLPNDWGTAPGMWFSENNTIYVSLPGVPFEMKNLMQYRVIPNLQKHFDSLPIFHRMILTVGIGESFLAETIAEWEDALPSHIRLAYLPKFGQVRLRLTAIGQDMDVLKAEVAEQERRLLPLIQRFVYGFDDDDLETVVGRLLQEKNWTLTTAESCTGGFIASQITRIPGSSAYFWGSVVSYSNVVKVNQLGVSPVTLEQYGAVSEQTVQEMAEGVRKVLGTQVSLSTSGIAGPTGGTADKPVGTIWIACSTEERTVTRLLKLGPYREQNIQMTAVHALNLLRQVLLNEI, from the coding sequence ATGAGATCGATTCTGACTGAAATAATAACCATTGGTGATGAGATTCTGTACGGACAAATCACCGATACAAACACCCAGTGGATTAGTGCTGAATTGAACAAAATCGGCATTAAAACCATTCGAAAATCCTCTGTTGGCGATAACCAGGACGCTATTCTAACCATTTTACAAGAAGCTACCGAACGGGCAGACATTGTCATTTTGACGGGTGGCCTGGGACCAACGAAAGATGATATAACCAAACAGATGCTGTGCCGGTTCTTCAATACAAGCCTGGAAATCAATGCAACAGCGCTGGAATTTGTAACGGATTTCTTTACGCGGCGGGGACGGGCCATTACCGAAATTAACCGCCAGCAGGCTGCGCTTCCTCTAAACGCTACCTATCTTCCTAACGATTGGGGAACGGCACCCGGAATGTGGTTTTCCGAAAACAACACCATTTATGTGTCTTTGCCCGGTGTGCCCTTTGAAATGAAAAACCTCATGCAATACCGGGTTATCCCGAACTTGCAGAAGCATTTCGACTCGCTGCCCATTTTCCACCGCATGATTTTGACCGTTGGCATTGGTGAGTCATTTCTGGCGGAGACAATAGCGGAGTGGGAAGATGCCCTTCCTTCGCATATCCGGCTGGCCTATCTACCTAAATTTGGCCAGGTTCGCTTGCGCCTAACGGCCATTGGACAGGATATGGATGTGTTGAAAGCAGAAGTTGCCGAACAAGAAAGACGCTTGTTACCGCTCATTCAACGCTTTGTATATGGCTTTGACGATGATGATCTGGAAACGGTAGTAGGCCGCTTGCTTCAGGAAAAGAACTGGACGTTGACAACGGCAGAGAGCTGCACGGGTGGTTTTATAGCCAGTCAAATTACGCGCATTCCCGGCTCATCGGCCTATTTTTGGGGCAGTGTAGTGAGTTACAGCAATGTGGTCAAAGTAAATCAATTGGGAGTGAGCCCGGTTACGCTGGAGCAATACGGGGCCGTTAGCGAACAAACCGTTCAGGAAATGGCCGAAGGCGTTCGGAAAGTCTTGGGCACTCAGGTAAGTCTTTCCACCAGTGGCATTGCCGGACCTACAGGCGGAACAGCCGACAAACCAGTTGGCACCATCTGGATTGCCTGCTCAACCGAGGAACGGACGGTTACCCGTTTACTGAAACTAGGACCTTATCGTGAACAAAATATTCAAATGACAGCAGTTCATGCATTAAATCTGCTTCGGCAGGTCCTCTTGAACGAGATTTAA